The following proteins are co-located in the Deinococcus detaillensis genome:
- a CDS encoding class I SAM-dependent methyltransferase, translating into MDKPATGQLPLNAFRRQDETPDELFYRSPRFVTHIDDWAIAAVTQLYREYFPAGGRVLDVMSSWISHLPPEAEYRRVVGLGLNEAELARNPRLETYVVQNLNADAHLPFEDNSFDAAGLCVSVDYLTDPVAVLRDLGRVVAAGGPVVISFSNRCFPSKAVAIWHQLDSAGQQKLVQHYLEEAGNWTDIVQLDRTPAMQGRRGGDPLWAVVGRAKAGE; encoded by the coding sequence ATGGACAAGCCTGCGACTGGTCAACTTCCGCTCAATGCCTTCCGGCGGCAGGACGAAACGCCCGACGAGCTGTTTTACCGCTCTCCACGCTTCGTGACCCACATTGACGACTGGGCCATCGCCGCCGTGACCCAGCTTTACCGCGAGTATTTTCCGGCAGGCGGGCGCGTCCTTGATGTAATGAGCAGTTGGATCAGCCACCTGCCGCCGGAAGCCGAGTACCGCCGGGTGGTCGGGCTGGGCCTCAACGAAGCCGAGCTGGCCCGCAACCCGCGCCTGGAGACCTACGTGGTGCAGAACCTCAACGCCGACGCGCACCTGCCGTTCGAGGATAATTCCTTCGACGCGGCGGGCCTGTGCGTCTCGGTGGATTACCTAACCGATCCGGTGGCGGTGCTGCGTGATCTGGGGCGGGTGGTGGCGGCGGGCGGGCCGGTGGTCATCAGTTTTTCCAACCGCTGCTTTCCCAGCAAGGCGGTGGCGATCTGGCATCAGCTCGATAGCGCGGGCCAGCAGAAGTTGGTGCAGCACTACTTGGAGGAAGCAGGCAACTGGACGGACATCGTGCAACTCGACCGCACCCCAGCCATGCAGGGGCGGCGCGGTGGCGATCCGTTGTGGGCGGTAGTGGGCCGGGCCAAAGCGGGGGAGTAA